From Peromyscus maniculatus bairdii isolate BWxNUB_F1_BW_parent chromosome 8, HU_Pman_BW_mat_3.1, whole genome shotgun sequence, a single genomic window includes:
- the Gpatch8 gene encoding G patch domain-containing protein 8 isoform X1: MGMGRMEMELDYAEDATERRRVLEVEKEDTEELRQKYKDYVDKEKAIAKALEDLRANFYCELCDKQYQKHQEFDNHINSYDHAHKQRLKDLKQREFARNVSSRSRKDEKKQEKALRRLHELAEQRKQAECAPGSGPMFRPTTVAVDEDGGDEDKDESSANSGASAVSSCGLGPDFPTDKGGSFTAVQITSSTGLAQASGSASQGISFGIKNNLGPPLQKLGVSFSFAKKAPVKLESIASVFKDHAEEGTSEDGTKADEKSSDQGVQKVGDTEGSGNLDGKKEDEDPPDGGSLASTLSKLKRMKREEGTGATEPEYYHYIPPAHCKVKPNFPFLLFMRASEQMEGDHSTHSKNVADNKKSNSPKPKGCSKAAASHGAEKTVSEVSEPQKETTVAEPSEPGDKTETKKGSGGVIGEQSMESQETSESQMHESNPKEVSQATSAAIAGQGPKHPTGPFFPVLSKDESTALQWPSELLIFTKAEPSVSYSCNPLYFDFKLSRNRDARAKGTEKPKDGAGSSKDLLQGLDPREPSRSKDGDQDVVPSSEGRGDEPASGAACSSLNKQEPGGSHGSETEDTGRSHPSKKEPSGKSHRHKKKKKHKKSSKHKRKHKADLEEKSSKAESGEKSKKRKKRKRKKNKSSAPPDSERGPKPEPPGSGSPAPPRRRRRAQDDSQRRSLPAEEGNSGRKDDGGGGSSSQEHSGRKHKGEPPASSCHRRAGGKHSGRSSHRSQPSSGDEESDEASSHRLHQPSPSQYSEEEEEEEEEEEEEDSGSEHSRSRSRSGRRHSSHRSSRRSYSSSSDASSDQSCYSRQHSYSDDSYSDYSDRSRRHSKRSHDSDDSDYASSKHRSKRHKYSSSDDDYSLSCSQSRSRSRSHTRERSRSRGRSRSSSCSRSRSKRRSRSTTAHSWQRSRSYSRDRSRSTRSPSQRSGSRKGSWGHESPEERRSGRRDFIRSKIYRSQSPHYFRSGRGEGPGKKDDGRGDDSKGAGLPSQNSSTGTGSDCSPEDKNSVTARLLLEKIQSRRVERKPNMCEEVLATPNKAGLKYKNPPQGYFGPKLPPSLGNKPVLPLIGKLPATRKPSKKCEESSLERGEEQEQSEPEEESPGSSDAPFGHQFSEATGGPLSDPPPEEPKSEEATADHSAAPLGTPAHTDCYPGDPAISHNYLPDPSDGDTLESLDSGSQPGPVESSLLPIAPDLEHFPSYAPPSGEPSVESTDGTEDASLAPLESQPITFTPEEMEKYSKLQQAAQQHIQQQLLAKQVKAFPTSAALAPATPALQPIHIQQPATASATSITTVQHAILQHHAAAAAAAIGIHPHPHPQPLAQVHHIPQPHLTPISLSHLTHSIIPGHPATFLASHPIHIIPASAIHPGPFTFHPVPHAALYPTLLAPRPAAAAATALHLHPLLHPIFSGQDLQHPPSHGT; the protein is encoded by the coding sequence TGCACCTGGAAGCGGCCCCATGTTCAGACCAACCACAGTGGCCGTAGATGAAGATGGTGGTGATGAGGATAAAGACGAGTCGTCCGCAAACAGTGGCGCAAGTGCTGTCTCTTCTTGTGGCCTTGGACCTGACTTCCCCACAGACAAAGGGGGCTCCTTTACTGCAGTACAGATCACCAGTAGCACTGGACTGGCACAGGCTTCTGGGTCGGCCTCCCAAGGTATCAGCTTTGGCATTAAGAATAATCTGGGGCCCCCACTGCAGAAATTGGGAGTTTCGTTTTCCTTTGCCAAAAAGGCTCCCGTCAAACTTGAATCGATAGCATCTGTTTTCAAGGACCATGCAGAGGAAGGGACCTCTGAAGATGGAACAAAAGCTGATGAGAAGAGTTCTGACCAAGGGGTGCAGAAGGTGGGAGATACTGAAGGGAGTGGAAATcttgatggaaagaaagaagatgaagatCCTCCAGATGGAGGGTCCCTTGCCTCAACACTGTCCAAGTTAAAAAGGATGAAGCGGGAAGAAGGAACCGGAGCTACAGAGCCAGAATATTACCACTACATCCCCCCAGCACACTGCAAAGTCAAACCTAATTTTCCCTTCTTACTCTTTATGAGAGCCAGTGAACAAATGGAAGGTGATCATAGTACACACTCAAAGAATGTTGCagacaacaaaaaaagcaattcTCCCAAGCCTAAAGGTTGCAGTAAGGCAGCAGCAAGCCATGGAGCAGAAAAGACAGTTAGTGAAGTCTCTGAGCCACAAAAGGAAACCACTGTGGCTGAGCCTTCAGAACCTGGAGACAAAACTGAGACGAAGAAGGGCTCAGGAGGGGTTATAGGTGAGCAAAGTATGGAGAGTCAGGAGACTTCAGAGAGCCAGATGCATGAATCCAATCCGAAAGAAGTTTCTCAGGCCACCTCTGCAGCAATAGCAGGCCAAGGACCCAAACATCCCACTGGTCCGTTCTTTCCTGTGTTGAGCAAGGATGAGAGCACTGCCCTCCAGTGGCCATCGGAACTATTAATTTTCACCAAAGCAGAACCCTCCGTCTCCTACAGTTGTAACCCCTTATACTTTGACTTTAAACTTTCCAGAAACAGAGATGCCAGAGCTAAAGggacagaaaaaccaaaagatgGTGCAGGCTCCTCAAAGGATCTCCTCCAGGGCCTTGATCCTAGAGAGCCGAGTAGAAGCAAGGACGGGGACCAGGATGTAGTGCCctcctcagaaggcagaggggaTGAACCTGCTTCAGGGGCTGCCTGTAGCAGCCTGAACAAGCAGGAGCCTGGTGGTAGCCATGGGTCAGAGActgaagacacaggaagaagccatcctagcaagaaagaaCCATCAGGCAAGTCCCacagacacaaaaagaaaaagaaacacaaaaaatcCAGTAAACACAAACGGAAACACAAGGCAGACCTGGAAGAGAAAAGTTctaaggcagagtctggagagaaaTCTAAGAAGCGCAAAAAACGAAAACGAAAGAAGAACAAGTCATCAGCCCCACCTGATTCTGAACGAGGACCCAAACCGGAACCCCCTGGGAGTGGTAGCCCTGCACCACCAAGAAGACGCCGCCGTGCTCAAGATGATTCCCAGCGACGGTCCCTTCCTGCTGAAGAAGGAAACAGCGGCAGGAAGGATGATGGGGGAGGTGGGAGCAGTTCCCAAGAGCACAGTGGAAGGAAACACAAAGGGGAGCCTCCGGCCTCCTCCTGCCACCGGAGAGCTGGCGGCAAACATAGCGGCCGCTCCAGCCATCGGAGCCAGCCCAGCAGTGGGGATGAGGAGAGTGATGAGGCCTCTTCTCACAGGCTGCACCAGCCGTCTCCATCTCAgtacagtgaggaggaggaggaagaggaggaggaggaggaagaggaagactcgGGCAGCGAGCATTCTCGTAGCCGCTCTCGATCTGGCCGTCGCCATTCCTCACACCGATCCTCCCGGCGTTCTTACTCGAGCAGCTCGGATGCTTCCTCAGACCAGAGCTGCTACAGTCGACAGCACAGCTACTCTGACGACAGCTACAGTGACTATAGCGACCGATCCCGAAGGCACTCCAAGCGCTCTCATGATTCAGATGATTCAGACTATGCCAGCTCCAAACACAGGTCCAAACGACACAAATACTCATCCTCCGATGATGACTATAGCCTCAGTTGCAGCCAGTCCCGGAGCCGATCTCGGAGTCACACTAGGGAGCGCTCAAGATCCCGGGGCCGAAGCCGCAGCAGCAGCTGTAGTCGCAGCCGAAGCAAGAGGAGAAGTCGCAGCACCACAGCCCACAGCTGGCAGCGGAGCCGGAGCTACAGCCGGGACCGCAGCCGCAGCACCAGGAGTCCTTCCCAGAGGTCAGGCTCCAGGAAGGGGTCGTGGGGTCATGAGAGCCCGGAGGAGAGGCGCTCTGGCCGACGGGACTTCATTCGCTCAAAGATCTACCGCTCTCAGTCTCCCCACTATTTCCGATCAGGTCGGGGGGAAGGACCTGGGAAGAAAGATGATGGCCGAGGAGATGACAGTAAGGGAGCAGGCCTGCCCTCCCAGAACAGCAGTACCGGCACAGGAAGTGACTGCAGCCCTGAAGATAAGAACTCTGTCACTGCCCGGCTGCTGCTAGAGAAGATCCAGTCCAGGAGAGTGGAGAGGAAACCCAATATGTGTGAGGAGGTGCTGGCCACCCCTAATAAGGCTGGGCTCAAATACAAGAACCCCCCACAAGGTTACTTTGGGCCTAAGCTCCCCCCTTCTCTTGGTAATAAGCCTGTCCTTCCACTGATAGGGAAGCTTCCAGCTACCCGGAAGCCCAGTAAGAAATGTGAAGAGTCTAGCTTGGAAAGGGGTGAAGAGCAGGAGCAGTCTGAGCCAGAAGAAGAGTCCCCAGGGAGTAGTGATGCTCCATTTGGGCATCAGTTCTCAGAGGCAACAGGTGGTCCCTTATCAGACCCTCCTCCGGAAGAGCCAAAGTCTGAAGAAGCTACTGCTGATCACTCTGCGGCTCCGCTAGGCACCCCAGCACACACTGACTGCTACCCTGGGGATCCAGCCATCTCCCATAACTACCTCCCTGACCCCAGTGATGGAGATACCCTGGAGTCTCTGGATAGTGGCAGTCAACCAGGCCCTGTGGAATCCAGCTTGCTACCTATAGCCCCAGACCTTGAGCACTTCCCCAGTTACGCACCTCCCAGTGGAGAACCTAGTGTTGAGTCGACAGATGGGACTGAGGATGCTTCCTTGGCTCCTCTCGAGAGCCAGCCCATCACCTTCACCCCTGAGGAGATGGAGAAGTACAGCAAGCTCCAGCAGGCTGCACAGCAGCACATCCAGCAGCAGCTTCTGGCCAAACAAGTAAAGGCCTTTCCAACCTCAGCAGCCCTGGCCCCAGCCACACCAGCCCTGCAGCCGATTCACATTCAGCAGCCAGCCACAGCCTCTGCCACCTCCATCACAACTGTTCAGCATGCCATCCTACAGCACCATGCTGCGGCTGCTGCCGCTGCCATTGGCATTCACCCTCATCCTCACCCCCAGCCACTTGCCCAAGTACATCATATTCCCCAGCCCCATCTGACCCCTATTTCCTTGTCCCATCTCACTCACTCGATCATCCCTGGCCACCCTGCCACCTTTCTTGCTAGCCACCCTATCCATATAATCCCTGCTTCAGCCATCCATCCCGGGCCCTTCACTTTCCACCCTGTCCCACACGCTGCCCTCTACCCTACCCTGCTTGCACCACGGcctgctgcagcagctgccaCTGCCCTCCATCTTCACCCTCTTCTTCACCCCATCTTCTCAGGTCAGGACCTGCAGCACCCTCCCAGCCATGGTACTTGA